Proteins found in one Paenibacillus borealis genomic segment:
- a CDS encoding alpha-L-fucosidase, with translation MNTTEYLHLIGETIKNGPYKDDWDSLSAYQVPQWYRQAKFGIFIHWGLYSVPAFSNEWYSRNMYIQGTKEYEHHLAVYGNHKDFGYKDFIPLFTAQQFNPDEWAALFKASGARYVIPVAEHHDGFQMYKSAVSHYNTYEMGPGRDILGELKAAFGKLDLELGVSSHRAEHWFFMSHGKEFDSDIHEPLERGDFYWPSMPEPDHHDLYGSPPSEEYLEDWLIRCCELVDQYQPKVFYFDWWIENAVFKPYLKKFAAYYYNRAAQRGTTAAINYKHDAFMFGTAIPDVERGQFAELKPFFWQTDTAAARNSWCYTENNDYKPAGEIICNLVDIVSKNGNLLLNVGPRADGSFADEDKEILAAIGGWLGTNGEAIYESSFWRTFGEGPTRIEEGQFTDGSAKVFTPEDIRFTVKGNCLYATVLVFPVDGVVRIKSLREKSPYFEGIIQRMSVLGFDEQPAWERDGEALTIRTTAVASALPVVFKLELA, from the coding sequence ATGAACACTACGGAATATTTGCATCTTATCGGCGAGACCATTAAGAACGGCCCCTATAAGGATGATTGGGATTCTCTAAGCGCCTATCAGGTGCCGCAGTGGTACCGCCAGGCCAAATTCGGCATTTTCATTCACTGGGGACTGTATTCTGTCCCGGCATTCAGCAATGAGTGGTACTCACGCAATATGTACATTCAAGGTACGAAAGAATATGAGCATCATCTGGCTGTCTACGGGAACCACAAGGACTTCGGTTACAAGGATTTCATTCCCCTGTTCACAGCGCAGCAGTTCAACCCCGATGAGTGGGCGGCCTTATTCAAAGCCTCCGGCGCCAGATATGTCATTCCCGTTGCAGAGCATCATGACGGCTTCCAGATGTATAAAAGCGCTGTCTCCCATTATAACACGTACGAGATGGGGCCCGGGCGGGATATTCTCGGCGAGCTGAAGGCCGCCTTCGGGAAGCTTGATCTGGAGCTGGGCGTCTCCTCCCACCGCGCGGAGCACTGGTTCTTCATGTCCCACGGTAAAGAGTTCGACTCCGACATTCATGAGCCGCTGGAACGCGGCGATTTCTACTGGCCGTCCATGCCGGAACCGGATCATCACGATCTCTACGGCTCTCCTCCGTCTGAAGAGTATCTGGAAGACTGGCTGATCCGCTGCTGCGAGCTGGTCGACCAGTATCAGCCTAAGGTTTTCTATTTCGACTGGTGGATTGAGAATGCTGTATTCAAACCGTATCTGAAAAAATTCGCCGCCTATTACTATAACCGGGCTGCCCAGCGGGGAACTACGGCTGCCATTAATTATAAACATGATGCCTTCATGTTCGGCACAGCCATTCCCGATGTAGAACGGGGGCAATTCGCTGAGCTGAAGCCGTTCTTCTGGCAGACGGATACAGCAGCAGCGCGAAATTCCTGGTGTTATACGGAGAATAATGACTACAAGCCGGCCGGAGAAATCATCTGCAATCTGGTGGATATCGTCAGCAAAAACGGCAATCTCCTGCTGAATGTGGGTCCGCGGGCTGACGGCAGCTTTGCCGATGAAGATAAGGAGATACTGGCTGCTATCGGCGGCTGGCTGGGCACAAATGGTGAAGCCATTTATGAGAGCTCCTTCTGGCGCACATTCGGTGAAGGGCCGACACGCATTGAAGAAGGGCAGTTCACCGACGGCAGCGCCAAGGTGTTCACCCCTGAGGACATCCGTTTCACCGTGAAGGGCAACTGCCTGTATGCAACCGTCCTTGTGTTCCCTGTGGATGGCGTGGTCCGCATTAAATCGCTTAGGGAGAAATCTCCGTATTTCGAGGGAATTATCCAGAGGATGTCCGTGCTCGGTTTCGATGAGCAGCCTGCCTGGGAACGGGATGGAGAAGCGTTAACGATCCGCACCACAGCGGTGGCCAGCGCGCTGCCTGTTGTGTTCAAGCTTGAACTTGCCTGA
- a CDS encoding AraC family transcriptional regulator, whose protein sequence is MDHRALLTSYLSNLKVDLLMADYNQCTTRWRDLDYTPDYSKFYYICGGEGWLKIGDKEYYPQPGELILMPEGVKQSYSCISERPFLKYWCHFSAKVGEINLFRVLELNHVCIPENPAAVEAAFQGITGSTQSDAVYAPLLGKSRLLELIAHYVMNHKLDEISYKNLGAARKLTAVLDYIAANIEHNITIHDLAEIAHMHPNYFMRLFKQQIGVPPIQYITRQKIDKAKDLLATTSGSVSEIADQLGFGDLFYFSRQFKKHAGLAPTEFRKQETGGVKP, encoded by the coding sequence ATGGATCATCGCGCATTGCTCACCAGCTACTTATCCAATCTGAAGGTCGATCTGCTCATGGCGGACTATAATCAGTGCACCACACGGTGGAGGGATCTGGACTATACTCCGGACTACAGCAAGTTCTATTACATCTGCGGCGGTGAAGGTTGGCTGAAGATCGGGGATAAGGAATATTATCCGCAGCCGGGGGAGCTGATCCTGATGCCTGAGGGTGTGAAGCAGTCCTACTCATGCATCAGCGAACGGCCTTTTCTTAAATACTGGTGTCATTTCAGTGCCAAGGTCGGAGAGATCAACCTGTTCCGTGTCCTGGAGCTGAATCATGTATGCATTCCGGAGAATCCCGCTGCTGTCGAGGCGGCATTCCAGGGGATTACCGGGAGTACCCAATCGGATGCTGTATATGCCCCGCTGCTGGGCAAGAGCAGGCTGCTGGAGCTGATCGCCCATTACGTCATGAATCACAAGCTGGATGAAATCTCTTATAAGAATCTGGGCGCTGCCCGGAAGCTGACTGCTGTTCTGGATTACATCGCCGCGAATATCGAACACAATATTACGATTCATGACCTTGCCGAAATTGCCCATATGCACCCTAATTACTTCATGCGTCTGTTCAAGCAGCAGATCGGCGTACCCCCCATCCAGTACATCACCCGGCAAAAGATTGATAAAGCCAAAGACCTGCTGGCAACCACCTCCGGCTCGGTCAGCGAGATTGCCGACCAGCTCGGCTTCGGCGACCTGTTCTATTTCTCCAGGCAATTCAAGAAGCATGCCGGGCTTGCACCCACGGAATTCAGAAAACAGGAAACAGGAGGAGTTAAACCATGA
- a CDS encoding GNAT family N-acetyltransferase, producing MSIAQYNGYQIRLMDEPAAREILNWKYEPPYSLYNMLEDSAETEDIEELMDGSYFSVRTAEGELAGFFCYGRNAQVGGGVELGYYLDGTALDIGLGLRPDLTGAGKGLTFLQAGMKFARRTYDAKRFRLSVAAFNLRAIALYKKAGFLPGQSFTNRYGDTETEFLLMETPVLF from the coding sequence ATGAGCATTGCGCAGTACAATGGATACCAGATCCGGTTAATGGATGAGCCGGCAGCCAGAGAGATTCTGAACTGGAAATACGAACCGCCTTATTCTCTGTACAATATGCTGGAGGATTCTGCTGAAACGGAGGATATTGAAGAGCTGATGGACGGCTCCTACTTCAGCGTACGCACTGCGGAGGGGGAACTGGCCGGATTCTTCTGTTACGGGCGGAATGCCCAGGTGGGAGGAGGAGTAGAGCTGGGATATTATCTGGATGGAACAGCGCTGGATATCGGACTGGGATTAAGGCCGGACCTGACCGGCGCTGGAAAAGGGCTTACTTTTCTGCAGGCGGGTATGAAGTTTGCACGGCGGACCTATGACGCGAAGCGGTTCCGGTTGTCGGTTGCAGCCTTTAATCTTCGGGCCATTGCCTTATACAAGAAGGCGGGTTTCCTGCCCGGCCAGAGCTTCACGAACCGGTATGGAGACACTGAAACAGAGTTCCTGCTGATGGAGACTCCTGTCCTGTTCTGA